One window from the genome of Deltaproteobacteria bacterium encodes:
- a CDS encoding nitrite reductase (NAD(P)H) small subunit has protein sequence MDKKTINLGFIEKIPLGQGFCFIVEKDEIAVFRPRSGGLYAIQNRCPHRRGPLAEGVCDAQTVICPYHGHKFCLQTGKGSEAGEEVRVFPAREEEGEILVDIGT, from the coding sequence ATGGATAAAAAAACCATCAATCTGGGATTTATCGAAAAGATTCCGTTGGGGCAGGGTTTTTGTTTCATCGTGGAAAAGGATGAGATTGCCGTTTTCCGGCCGCGCTCGGGGGGGCTTTACGCCATTCAAAATCGCTGTCCGCACCGAAGAGGGCCTTTGGCTGAAGGGGTTTGCGATGCCCAGACGGTCATTTGTCCCTATCATGGCCATAAGTTTTGTCTGCAAACGGGGAAAGGAAGTGAGGCGGGAGAAGAAGTCCGGGTTTTTCCCGCTCGCGAGGAAGAGGGAGAGATTCTTGTCGATATCGGGACCTGA